The window ATTATAGGTTTCAATGCTATTCACCTTGACGGAAGCAGGATACGGAGGCAACGGATCAGGAGCACGAATATCCTCCGCCAACACCTTCCCAAGCGCTTCCAGCAGCGAAACGCTTACCGGAGGCAGACGCTTAGAGACGCCTAGTACTATTCTCAGAGCTTCCTCCGTCGGTATCATCTCCGTCTTTCCGTCGCCGCCGCAACAACCTTCATGACCATCCATTTTTTTCCCCCGAtgcttgagagagagagagagagagacgataGTTGAATTACGAACAAAGTTGACGAGCTTGTTTGGCAATTCGGATTAGATTTGaggggtgtattgaacttgatattttaggcagatttggtgagattttaatattttagtattttgagagatttgagtgtaactttaggagatttgattatttgttaGAGATTTCTAAagaatttaaaactttattacttgtgatttggtgagatttggttattgaattttaggtgattttaggatattttggagaaaaaaaataacatgaacACATGTTTTCTTCACAACCTAAAAAAACCCACCATCAAAACTATAAGGGATGATGGAGACGTACATACTGTACCGATCAATATTAGAGCTTAATGACTTTAGAGAATTTTATAACATCTATCATGCTTACTTACAAACAATACACGACACATTATTCATACTTGTGCTGAACTTTATAACATCTCTCATCCATTTTGGTGCCatcatcaaatatatatatacacatatatatatatatatatccaagcATCTCGTCAATCGATTAATCCAATCCAAAAGCTGGTATCATTGTCAAGACAGGATTGACATCATTCCTCACGATCTCAATATCAATATCACTCATCGTCTAAGGCAAAGCTTTCACcttggagaaagaaagagaatatagGAGAGAACGTACGGTGTAGAGATAGACGAAGTTTCTGCAGTTggtttcagaattttttttttttttttttgaaatctttcaaaatatcaCCTTTAAAGGTGTGATTTTGTTACTCATGTATttcaactaaaaatgttttaaaatgtcTCCCAAAATCACttacaatttcatttttttaaaaagttgtgatattttgaataacagtgtaTTTGtagtgagatttataaattattgattcaataacaagagattgtgaatGATTTAAGATGATTTCTAAAAATTCCAAATTCAATAACACAGGATTTcaaaagactttttaaaatcactgattaaataacagtagatttaaaaatacaccaaaatcttctaaaatatcaaattcaatacactctccttgatttaaaaaaaaaatactgggAGATCAGTTTTAAGCTCGTATCCAAACAGTCCTAAATGGGCAAAGTTAAGAAAACGTTGTGTGTGTTCACTTCCCTCtttctgatattttttcttttctttaaacgGTCTGAAACCCAAAGAatccaaaattgaaaaattcagaACCCTAGTAGGagaatctttttgtttcttggaaaatcaaaaagggggaaaaaaaaattgtctacGTCGATTAGAGATTAGCCGCGAGTTTTTTCAGAAACGATGTCTGGATCATTGATTCCGGGACCGAATCCGGATCGGGTTTTATCTCCGACGACCTCGAAATCGGTGACGCAGACGGTGAACGGGTCGCATCAATTCGTGATACAAGGTTACAGCTTAGCGAAAGGGATGGGTGTAGGGAAGCACATAGCGAGTGATAATTTCTCCGTGGGAGGGTACCAGTGGGGGATCTTCTTCTACCCGGATGGTAAGAATCCGGAGGATAACTCGTCGTACGTCTCTGTTTTTATCGCGTTGGCGAGTGAAGGTACGGAAGTTAGGGCGCTTTTTGAGCTTGCTCTTGTTGACCAAAGCGGAAAAGGGAAGCATAAGGTTCATAGCCATTTCGAAAGGTCACTTGATGGTGGGCCTTATACTCTCAAATACAGAGGAAGCATGTGGTacggttttcttttttcacctGTAGTTGTTTTTATGCTCACTGCTCAtaattctggtttttttttttaattgttgattaGTGCGTTTGTAGGATTGGCGATGCATGTTTAATCATTTTGCTGTGAGGATGAACTAATATCTGGAGTAGGGTTTGTAGTACTTTGTATTAGGGTTACGTGATTCCCTCATCTTGTTTCACCCTTGTGATGGAATTATATGATAGATCTTTGTTTACTGGCTGtgacataaaaattaaagaggAGAAAGATGTGGGAATGATCACATGAATTAGAAGATACATCATGTTAATCTTAGGGTACTTGCAGCTCAGTTTCTCTGTTGACGACCCTGGGTTTGCTTGGGCGTGACATAGCCATAGCTACTAGATGTACTTAATACTTGTGAACTGCTAAGGAGGATTCTGAATTTGAATGGTGTTACCTTGTTGGTGGTATAAAGCATGGAAATTGAATAATTTAGCTTCTCATAGTCAGTGCCATCATAATGAATGAAATATGGTGTTCTTTTGGTGTAAAAAAGGTAGTCATAGTAAGTGTAGTAAGATTCTTCGGACTTATGAGTGAGGTGGATTCTTGCTCCCATAACAAATCTTGTTTGTGAGAAGAATAATGTGTCAAAAATGATTAGATGTGGGTGGTTTAATGGTCATGATGCGAAAAGAATTGAAAGggaaatcaataatttttaaggtattttgttaattaagtGTATCCAGACTTAAGCTTAAGTCTTAACTGGaaagttttcttaatttcagtGGAGAATCTGAGATAAATTTGATGttctctttacatttgtcttttGGCGTATGTTCTGCTAACTCAAGCTCCCCTGATCCNNNNNNNNNNNNNNNNNNNNNNNNNNNNNNNNNNNNNNNNNNNNNNNNNNNNNNNNNNNNNNNNNNNNNNNNNNNNNNNNNNNNNNNNNNNNNNNNNNNNNNNNNNNNNNNNNNNNNNNNNNNNNNNNNNNNNNNNNNNNNNNNNNNNNNNNNNNNNNNNNNNNNNNNNNNNNNNNNNNNNNNNNNNNNNNNNNNNNNNNNNNNNNNNNNNNNNNNNNNNNNNNNNNNNNNNNNNNNNNNNNNNNNNNNNNNNNNNNNNNNNNNNNNNNNNNNNNNNNNNNNNNNNNNNNNNNNNNNNNNNNNNNNNNNNNNNNNNNNNNNNNNNNNNNNNNNNNNNNNNNNNNNNNNNNNNNNNNNNNNNNNNNNNNNNNNNNNNNNNNNNNNNNNNNNNNNNNNNNNNNNNNNNNNNNNNNNNNNNNNNNNNNNNNNNNNNNNNNNNNNNNNNNNNNNNNNNNNNNNNNNNNNNNNNNNNNNNNNNNNNNNNNNNNNNNNNNNNNNNNNNNNNNNNNNNNNNNNNNNNNNNNNNNNNNNNNNNNNNNNNNNNNNNNNNNNNNNNNNNNNNNNNNNNNNNNNNNNNNNNNNNNNNNNNNNNNNNNNNNNNNNNNNNNNNNNNNNNNNNNNNNNNNNNNNNNNNNNNNNNNNNNNNNNNNNNNNNNNNNNNNNNNNNNNNNNNNNNNNNNNNNNNNNNNNNNNNNNNNNNNNNNNNNNNNNNNNNNNNNNNNNNNNNNNNNNNNNNNNNNNNNNNNNNNNNNNNNNNNNNNNNNNNNNNNNNNNNNNNNNNNNNNNNNNNNNNNNNNNNNNNNNNNNNNNNNNNNNNNNNNNNNNNNNNNNNNNNNNNNNNNNNNNNNNNNNNNNNNNNNNNNNNNNNNNNNNNNNNNNNNNNNNNNNNNNNNNNNNNNNNNNNNNNNNNNNNNNNNNNNNNNNNNNNNNNNNNNNNNNNNNNNNNNNNNNNNNNNNNNNNNNNNNNNNNNNNNNNNNNNNNNNNNNNNNNNNNNNNNNNNNNNNNNNNNNNNNNNNNNNNNNNNNNNNNNNNNNNNNNNNNNNNNNNNNNNNNNNNNNNNNNNNNNNNNNNNNNNNNNNNNNNNNNNNNNNNNNNNNNNNNNNNNNNNNNNNNNNNNNNNNNNNNNNNNNNNNNNNNNNNNNNNNNNNNNNNNNNNNNNNNNNNNNNNNNNNNNNNNNNNNNNNNNNNNNNNNNNNNNNNNNNNNNNNNNNNNNNNNNNNNNNNNNNNNNNNNNNNNNNTTTATGCTCTGTTCCTTCCAGGCTTTGCTACATTTCATGTATAAAGATTCTCTTCCAGAAGATGTTGAGCCTGCGACAACCTATACATTTGAGCGCTTAAAGCTGACAGAAATATACGAGACATTGATCGTAAAGCTTTTAGCAGCAGCGGACAAGTACGACCTGAATAGGCTCAGGTTGTTGTGTGAAGCTCACATCTGCAAGGGCGTATCAGTCAAATCTGTCGCCAAGATCTTAGCGTTGGCCGACAGATATAATGCTAAGGAACTAAAAGGCGTGTGCCTAACATTTACTGCGGAGAACTTAGCAGGTATGCctctatattacattttttgaattgtttttaatatcagAACCTATGCGATTGAAGTGTATGATGGTCTCGCTAAAGCTACTGGATCATATGTTGTGTTTGATTTGGTGGGGTCTTGGATATTGCAGCTGTCCTGGAGACAGACGCTTACAAACAGATGAAGGATGAATGTGTGACCCTCCAGTCCGAGCTTCTGAAGGCGGTGGCTGGTCAGGAGGAAGGCAGTAACAGCACTGGAGGAGCAAAGTCTCAGAGCGTGTGGGCTCAACTTTCTGACGGTGGTGGCGATACCAGCAGCCGACATGTTAGACAGAGAACCACTTAGATCATCACTATGCATTTTCTCAGGTAGTAGCCATAGAGAGGGTATATagctgttttctttttctgtattcaaaaaaaatatatatatatatgatcctAAGTCCTAACTCTATGATAGGTGGTAAACTCTATGATAGGTGGTAAACTCTTTCACTTTTTTCCTTCAGTAACAGCTTTGGATGTATCTTTTCGTgttaaatgtattttaaaatccCATAACAGTTTGAAAATCCCAGAACTTGTAGTTGTTTCCTTGAGACTCgaaacattttgattttgactGACCATGAAACATATTACTAGTGTATGTTGCAGTGACAGATAGTGAGATAGATACATATTATCCATGGTACAGTACGTAGTTGGTTTTATGGTCTTTTTTGGATTTGTACTATTTTAACTTCACTCAGGTATATGTGACAAGTAACAACCCCATATGAATCTTAGACAAAACAAAATGCAACTTATTATAAAATTCGCCATTCGATTAGAGTATAAAACAGCGAGCAACAGAAAAGGAAATAGAATCAACGAAAATGTCACAAAGTGCTAGAGAGAGAtcttcatattttatataaactatCCCTTTTTGTATAGGAAACAAAATGAGTTTTTGGTATATCATTATTGCAATCGTATTCTTTGCATCACTCATTGCGAAGAGCACgaaaaagacaaagaacaatCTGCCTCCGGGACCACCTAGACTTCCTATAATTGGTAACTTGTACCAGTTGGGAACGAAACCTCAACGTTCGATGTTCAAATTATCTGAAAAATATGGGTCTCTAATGTCCCTAAAGTTTGGATATGTCTCTGCTGTTGTGGTGTCAACTCCCGACACAGTGAAAGATGTCTTAAAAACGTTTGATGCTGAGTGTTGTTCGAGACCTTACATGACCTATACTGCAAGAATTACATACAATTTAAAAGatcttgcattttctttctATAGCAAATATTGGAGAGAAGTACGAAAGATGACGATTGTTGAACTCTACACAGCAAAAAGGGTAAAATCATTTCAACATATAAGACAAGAAGAAGTTGCCTCTTTTGTCCAATTCATGATACAATCTGCTTCATTGGAGAGACCGGTCAACTTGAATCGCAAGTTAGTGAAACTCTCTGGGAGTGTGATTTGTAAAGTTGGATTTGGAATATGTCTAGAAGGAAGCAAACTTGAGAATGCTTATGAGGAAATCATTCAAGGAGCCATGGAGGTGCTAGGGAGCTTCGCAGCAGCGGATTACTTCCCAGTTGTTGGTAAAATCATTGATAGGATCACAGGGTTACACAGCAAATGTGAGAAGGTTTTCAAGGCATTGGATTCATTTTTTGATCGATCTATACAACAACACCTAGAGGATCCTAGTATTAAAGATGATATCATTGATTTGCTCCTTAAGATGGAACGGGGAGAGACTGGACTTGGAGAGTTTCAACTTACCCGAGACAACACCAAAGGGATTTTGTTGGTAAGTAATGTTAACCTCTCTTATCAATAAATTTTTCTTCACATGTTgcaaaaaagattaaatttttgtgtctttaactATTTCAGAACGTTCTTATTGCTGGAGTAGACACTTCTGGCCACACCGTGACATGGGCGATGACACATTTAATTACAAACCCAAGAGTTCTAAAGAAAGCGCAAGCTGAGGTCAGGGAAGtgatcaaaaaaaaagacactatCACAGAAGAAGATATAGAACGACTCGAGTATTTGAAAATggtgataaaaaaaacactaaggATAAACCCACTTGTGCCACTTCTAATACCAAGAGAGGCNGCCATGACGGTTAGTCTTCAACAGCTTCCTCACGTCGATAAGTGCAAGCTTACCGTCACCAGATGCTGATACAAGCCAGGGAAACTCAAAAGAAAGTGAGTAGACAGGACTAGTGTGAGGCATCCACTGAGATATGAGTACAACGCTTGTTTCACTACCGNCAAAGGTCTAAACTTTGAGCTCTTGCCATTTGGTAGCGGAAAGAGAATGTGCCCAGGTTTAGGAATGGGTATGGCTT is drawn from Camelina sativa cultivar DH55 chromosome 8, Cs, whole genome shotgun sequence and contains these coding sequences:
- the LOC104709263 gene encoding BTB/POZ and MATH domain-containing protein 5-like is translated as MSGSLIPGPNPDRVLSPTTSKSVTQTVNGSHQFVIQGYSLAKGMGVGKHIASDNFSVGGYQWGIFFYPDGKNPEDNSSYVSVFIALASEGTEVRALFELALVDQSGKGKHKVHSHFERSLDGGPYTLKYRGSMWYGFLFSPALLHFMYKDSLPEDVEPATTYTFERLKLTEIYETLIVKLLAAADKYDLNRLRLLCEAHICKGVSVKSVAKILALADRYNAKELKGVCLTFTAENLAAVLETDAYKQMKDECVTLQSELLKAVAGQEEGSNSTGGAKSQSVWAQLSDGGGDTSSRHVRQRTT